Proteins encoded within one genomic window of Candidatus Dependentiae bacterium:
- a CDS encoding trypsin-like peptidase domain-containing protein yields MKALSIVLTGSMITICCILGVFAHKTYNQFCMIEESILILQEKLIDLNQAENPSVPVQPVDYSSYQNISASSCQLWLRLQKNLQNTVVQLFVTNAEHNILQPYKTPQQGRCTGSGFIINEQGEMITNAHVVNGSTCIMAQITAFGKHQFEVDLVGLMPEKDFALVKFRPDDVEMIVKTLGKMPFLPLGDSDSVMRSQEIIALGYPLGQQSLKSTTGVVSGREGGSIQISAAINPGSSGGPSVDCCGNVIGINSSGIMSAQNVGYVIPINDIKPFLNDLRAGGLVRKPYLGLYQSIGTEELVKALGNPLPGGTYVVDVLTDSPLYGQMKPGDMIYEINGISIDLYGEMIVPWSEDKISTSEYIARLAVGQKVSMTVYRKGKKMCFECTFDRKKLAPIRQVFTEYEELPFEAFGGYVVMPFMLNHLQFLLPVVPTLIKYSEEKNQGEPLLVVTHVMQDSPAYRARLHIAGSILKKVNGIDVKTLDDLRKALLHSGEIITVETTDNILIALCKEKVLKAERSLATIFGYKITQGMVNLMQKENQSVAVQPVMA; encoded by the coding sequence ATGAAGGCTTTGTCTATTGTTTTAACAGGTAGCATGATCACAATTTGTTGCATTCTTGGTGTTTTTGCTCATAAAACCTACAATCAATTTTGTATGATCGAAGAGTCGATCCTGATTCTTCAAGAAAAATTAATAGATTTAAATCAAGCAGAGAACCCTTCTGTTCCTGTTCAGCCAGTTGATTATTCATCTTATCAAAATATCTCTGCTTCATCATGTCAGCTGTGGCTCAGGTTACAAAAAAATTTACAAAATACCGTTGTGCAATTATTTGTAACAAATGCTGAACATAATATTTTACAGCCATATAAAACTCCTCAACAGGGAAGATGTACAGGATCTGGGTTCATTATAAATGAGCAGGGCGAAATGATTACGAATGCTCATGTTGTCAATGGTTCTACGTGTATCATGGCGCAAATTACAGCATTTGGTAAACATCAGTTTGAAGTAGATTTGGTTGGGCTTATGCCAGAAAAAGATTTTGCATTAGTAAAGTTTAGACCCGATGATGTTGAAATGATTGTTAAAACTCTTGGAAAAATGCCATTTTTACCACTTGGTGATTCTGATAGCGTGATGCGTTCTCAAGAAATTATTGCCTTAGGTTATCCGTTAGGGCAGCAATCATTAAAAAGTACAACAGGAGTGGTTAGTGGTAGAGAGGGTGGAAGTATTCAAATTAGTGCAGCTATTAACCCTGGAAGCTCTGGTGGTCCATCCGTAGATTGTTGTGGAAATGTTATCGGAATTAATAGTTCGGGTATTATGTCAGCTCAAAACGTTGGCTATGTTATCCCAATTAATGACATCAAACCATTTTTAAATGATTTACGAGCAGGGGGCCTTGTTCGAAAACCTTATCTTGGACTCTATCAATCAATTGGGACAGAAGAATTGGTTAAGGCTTTGGGCAATCCTTTACCAGGTGGTACGTATGTAGTTGATGTTTTAACGGATAGTCCGCTTTATGGTCAGATGAAGCCTGGTGATATGATTTATGAAATAAACGGTATTTCAATTGATTTGTACGGTGAAATGATTGTTCCTTGGAGTGAAGATAAAATTTCAACATCTGAATACATTGCAAGGTTGGCAGTTGGTCAAAAAGTGTCAATGACTGTGTATCGCAAGGGTAAAAAAATGTGCTTTGAGTGTACTTTTGATAGAAAAAAGCTCGCTCCAATCAGACAGGTTTTTACAGAGTATGAAGAATTACCATTCGAAGCTTTTGGTGGTTATGTTGTCATGCCATTTATGCTTAATCATTTACAGTTTTTACTTCCTGTGGTTCCAACACTGATAAAATATAGTGAAGAAAAAAATCAAGGAGAGCCTCTTTTAGTGGTTACTCATGTAATGCAAGATTCTCCAGCCTATCGAGCTCGATTACACATTGCCGGTTCAATTCTAAAAAAAGTAAATGGTATCGATGTAAAAACTCTTGATGATTTACGCAAAGCATTACTTCATTCAGGTGAAATTATTACCGTTGAAACAACAGATAATATTTTAATCGCACTTTGCAAAGAAAAAGTTTTAAAAGCAGAGCGATCACTTGCTACTATTTTTGGATATAAAATTACTCAAGGCATGGTCAATTTAATGCAGAAAGAAAACCAGTCTGTTGCTGTTCAGCCAGTTATGGCTTAG